The following coding sequences lie in one Danio rerio strain Tuebingen ecotype United States chromosome 3, GRCz12tu, whole genome shotgun sequence genomic window:
- the zgc:113265 gene encoding uncharacterized protein zgc:113265 isoform X1, whose translation MMTDHGSNLCTPAKVNEQIDNVQNKEVDEEVEAQSEELDTNVRRSTRERTQTDRMLAYQREESHKAERKLMHAYEKWKAEARKARSQLKLDISESELATLIDSLEKEKDSVMNAYIKVRSNVTPPTDMRRKIDACDAVTKDIVKIAYERISGVDGGFDNETVKGHLRELLERDYARSVYGSTVSRISSKSSTPISQPSLNSILMAKRIEAAAELAAKEAEYATVIEEREQREKLRLLEEKQRKELEAQKGEFERLQAMKEVRAARARLEVYDKEETVDTVNQDEGLQQPVSPPTHKPVYLSSVNPTPNISLQRPNADVSQLAQAVQDSITLNRLPMPEPTVFSGDPIHFIEWKASFQSLIDKRHISSGDKLYYLKKYVTGPALKVLDGIFYRNDEEAYKDAWKRLLDRYGQPFIIQRAFREKLACWPKIQSKDSVGLRNFSDFLNSCKDAMPHVKGLEILNDCEENRKLVSKLPDWAAARWNRQTTQTLSETQDFPTFQEFAHFMSVEAEVACNPVTSFHALHVLEPNKEKNYFKVSKPKANVFHTKTVTQHDNSKPTGKVNKPCLFCQNGEHQIHECSKFSARSLEERRQFVKNTRLCYGCLRLGHSAKDCRSRHCCNTCKGRHPTCLHDDSFNRKVRSSSAQSPENVHEGVATMSLSVESGCTPVNTSMIVPVWLSTHKDPVSEKLIYALLDTQSDSVFIECAVCKSLKVDSCPVTLKLTTLVGKDSLMSSERISGLRVRGFNSSLIIDLPPAYTKECIPVDRAHIPIMETASHWKHLATLADKIPPLQNCEVGLLIGYNCSRALAPREVILGTENEPYAVRTDLGWSIIGPSLTHFEPQSSAAMCHRVSIKEIPAVTPTDVIKVLESDFKDTEGHTKVTSQEDIMFLRKLEENIRLNKDSHLEMPLPFRKRPYLPDNKPLAVIRLQHLKRRLMRDQEYREHYVTFMEEVIEKGNAEQVFEEGREGERWYIPHHGVYHSKKPGKLRIVFDCSARYKGTSLNDHLLTGPDLMNSLTGILLRFRQYPVALMCDVEKMFHQFHVDHADRDYLRFLWWRNGDFNSQPQTFRMTVHLFGASSSPGCANYGLKHLAREGERLYPLGSQFIMQDFYMDDGVSSIESTEKAIKLAEEARQLCALGSLSLHKFVSNDKEVLKTIPPSECAVDVTAVDLALTDQPLERALGIYWSLEQDNFKFHITVKDQPATRRGILSIVASLFDPLGFLAPFVLKGKTILQEMCRSGMGWDDNLPADLQSAWEHWKADLVNLEKIEVPRCIMPSGFGRIIRREIHHFSDASMSGYGQCSYLRLENEQGDISCSLLMAKSRVAPLKITTIPRLELAAAVVSVAVNDMLKEEMNLADAEAFFWTDSQVVLGYINNEARRFHTFVANRVQRIHRTTTPQQWRYICSDENPADYVSRGLSVNNLVTSNWFRGPKVLWEKQIPAPMEISKQLPIGDPEVKKVQSLNTQTVQYSCLSDRLTKLSSWSKAIQAVARLIRRVRKDKSHNHSTLAERNDALCIIIKDLQKQTYAEEITLLCKGKQLPRSNRLYNLDTFVDQDGLLKVGGRLCEASIPNAVKYPVILPKEHQLTKLLIADCHDKMAHQGKGMTINEIRSRGFWITGVNRTVASFVRQCVRCRKLRGPTEEQKMANLPSERIEPSPPFTYSGMDVFGPFITSKGRKSNKRYGLLFTCFCCRAIHIEMLDDMSTDAFINGLRCFIAIRGAVHQIRCDQGSNFIGARNELTKAMEEIDTNRLVTFLAEKQCDFVFNAPHSSHTGGVWERQIRTVRSVLRSTLSQSSGRLDDSSLRAFFYEAMSIVNSRPLTVDSLTDPSSPEPLTPNHLLTLKPTQALPPPGKFVREDVYARKRWRHVQYLAEQFWGRWHKEYVSNITTRQCWHTPRRNMQVGDIVLEKAVDLPRNEWRLARIIEAVTDKDGLVRRVKIQFGDRNLGKDGKRLHKPSVVERPVQKLVLLMEAA comes from the coding sequence ATGATGACGGATCACGGTTCCAATTTGTGCACTCCTGCAAAAGTAAACGAACAAATTGATAATGTTCAAAACAAAGAAGTTGATGAAGAAGTAGAAGCTCAATCTGAAGAATTAGACACAAATGTACGTCGCTCTACCCGTGAACGAACTCAGACAGACAGGATGCTTGCATATCAAAGGGAGGAGTCTCATAAAGCAGAAAGAAAGCTTATGCATGCATATGAAAAATGGAAGGCTGAGGCTCGGAAAGCAAGAAGTCAGTTGAAATTAGACATTTCTGAGAGTGAATTAGCAACACTCATAGACTCATTGGAAAAGGAAAAGGACAGTGTGATGAATGCATACATAAAGGTTAGAAGTAATGTAACTCCACCCACTGATATGAGAAGGAAAATTGATGCTTGTGATGCTGTTACTAAGGATATAGTAAAAATTGCATATGAGAGGATCTCAGGGGTAGATGGAGGCTTTGACAATGAAACCGTAAAGGGGCATTTACGTGAGCTGCTTGAACGAGACTACGCTCGCTCTGTTTATGGTTCTACTGTTTCACGCATCAGCTCCAAATCCAGTACACCTATAAGTCAACCTTCTCTGAATTCTATACTAATGGCTAAACGCATAGAAGCAGCAGCAGAGCTAGCAGCTAAGGAAGCAGAATATGCTACTGTAATAGAAGAAAGGGAGCAAAGAGAAAAATTACGACTTCTAGAAGAGAAGCAAAGAAAAGAACTTGAGGCTCAAAAAGGCGAGTTTGAAAGGCTCCAAGCGATGAAGGAGGTAAGAGCAGCTAGAGCAAGACTGGAGGTGTATGACAAGGAAGAAACTGTTGACACTGTTAATCAAGATGAAGGGCTGCAGCAACCTGTAAGCCCTCCCACGCATAAACCAGTATACTTATCCTCCGTTAATCCAACGCCTAACATTTCATTACAGAGACCCAACGCTGATGTGTCTCAATTAGCGCAGGCTGTCCAAGATAGCATAACACTAAACAGACTTCCTATGCCAGAGCCCACAGTTTTCAGTGGTGACCCCATTCACTTCATAGAGTGGAAGGCTTCATTTCAATCACTCATTGATAAAAGACATATCTCTTCAGGAGACAAGTTATACTACCTGAAGAAGTACGTTACTGGGCCTGCTCTGAAAGTGCTAGATGGTATCTTTTACAGAAATGATGAGGAGGCTTACAAGGACGCGTGGAAGAGGCTTCTAGATCGCTACGGACAGCCATTCATCATACAACGAGCATTCAGAGAGAAACTTGCATGCTGGCCCAAAATTCAATCCAAGGACTCGGTAGGACTTCGAAATTTCTCTGATTTCTTGAACTCATGTAAGGATGCAATGCCACATGTAAAGGGACTGGAAATATTGAATGATTGCGAAGAGAATAGGAAGCTTGTAAGCAAACTCCCTGATTGGGCGGCTGCCCGCTGGAATCGTCAAACCACACAAACGTTGAGTGAAACTCAAGATTTTCCAACTTTTCAAGAATTCGCCCATTTCATGTCTGTTGAAGCTGAAGTTGCCTGTAATCCAGTCACATCCTTTCATGCCCTTCATGTTTTAGAACCTAACAAAGAGAAAAATTATTTCAAGGTCAGTAAACCTAAAGCTAATGTCTTCCATACAAAGACTGTCACACAGCATGATAATTCAAAGCCCACTGGAAAGGTCAATAAGCCATGTCTGTTCTGTCAAAATGGTGAACATCAAATTCATGAATGTTCTAAATTCTCTGCAAGGTCTCTTGAAGAACGTAGACAGTTCGTAAAGAATACAAGATTGTGCTATGGATGTTTGAGGCTGGGTCACAGTGCCAAGGACTGCCGCTCCCGACATTGCTGCAACACCTGTAAGGGAAGACACCCTACCTGCCTACATGATGACAGCTTCAATAGAAAGGTGAGGTCTTCTTCTGCTCAGAGCCCAGAAAATGTCCATGAAGGAGTTGCGACAATGTCATTGAGTGTAGAATCTGGATGCACGCCTGTTAACACCTCGATGATTGTGCCAGTGTGGTTGTCCACACATAAAGACCCAGTTTCTGAGAAGCTCATCTATGCTCTGTTAGACACACAAAGCGATTCAGTCTTTATTGAATGTGCAGTATGCAAAAGTCTTAAAGTCGACTCCTGTCCCGTGACGCTTAAACTCACTACTTTGGTTGGAAAGGACTCCTTGATGTCAAGTGAAAGGATTTCTGGTCTTCGAGTTAGAGGTTTCAATTCCTCACTGATTATAGATCTACCCCCTGCATACACCAAAGAATGCATTCCTGTGGATCGCGCACACATCCCTATAATGGAGACTGCAAGTCATTGGAAACATCTAGCCACTCTAGCAGACAAAATTCCCCCACTTCAAAATTGTGAGGTTGGACTATTGATAGGATACAATTGTTCCAGAGCGCTAGCGCCCCGAGAAGTAATTCTTGGAACGGAGAATGAACCATATGCTGTTCGCACGGACCTCGGATGGAGCATTATAGGTCCTTCCTTAACACATTTTGAGCCCCAAAGCAGTGCTGCCATGTGTCATAGAGTGTCTATCAAGGAAATACCTGCAGTAACTCCCACGGATGTGATAAAAGTGCTGGAATCTGATTTCAAGGATACAGAAGGGCACACTAAAGTGACTTCTCAGGAGGACATCATGTTTCTGAGAAAGCTGGAAGAGAATATCAGATTGAACAAGGATAGTCATCTGGAAATGCCCCTGCCATTCAGGAAAAGACCATATCTTCCAGATAACAAACCTCTAGCTGTCATAAGACTTCAACATTTGAAGAGGAGATTAATGAGAGATCAGGAGTACAGAGAGCATTATGTAACATTCATGGAGGAAGTAATAGAGAAGGGTAATGCAGAACAGGTGTTTGAGGAAGGACGAGAAGGAGAAAGATGGTACATACCACATCACGGAGTGTACCACTCGAAAAAGCCAGGGAAATTGCGTATAGTTTTTGACTGTTCAGCCAGATACAAGGGAACTAGCTTGAACGACCATCTTCTAACTGGCCCAGATCTGATGAACAGCTTAACTGGCATCCTTTTGAGGTTCAGACAGTACCCTGTAGCCCTAATGTGTGACGTGGAAAAAATGTTCCACCAATTTCATGTAGACCATGCAGATCGTGATTATTTACGATTTCTATGGTGGAGAAATGGAGATTTCAATTCACAGCCTCAAACCTTCCGCATGACAGTGCATTTGTTTGGAGCCTCATCGTCCCCTGGATGCGCTAACTATGGGCTGAAGCATCTTGCAAGAGAAGGTGAACGTCTGTATCCTCTGGGCTCGCAATTTATTATGCAAGATTTCTACATGGATGATGGAGTTTCCAGCATTGAAAGCACAGAGAAGGCCATCAAATTGGCTGAAGAAGCTCGTCAGCTTTGTGCACTGGGAAGCTTAAGTCTTCACAAGTTTGTGTCTAATGACAAGGAAGTCTTGAAGACAATACCACCCTCAGAGTGTGCGGTAGATGTTACAGCTGTCGATCTTGCTCTCACTGATCAGCCTTTGGAAAGAGCTTTGGGCATTTACTGGAGTCTGGAACAAGACAATTTCAAATTCCATATCACTGTTAAGGACCAACCAGCAACTCGTAGAGGGATACTGTCTATAGTGGCCTCATTGTTTGATCCCTTAGGCTTTCTTGCCCCCTTTGTACTCAAAGGAAAGACCATTCTGCAAGAAATGTGCCGAAGTGGTATGGGTTGGGATGATAACTTACCCGCTGATCTACAATCAGCATGGGAACACTGGAAGGCAGATCTAGTTAACCTAGAAAAGATTGAAGTGCCTCGTTGTATTATGCCTTCTGGCTTTGGGAGAATCATAAGGAGAGAGATTCACCACTTCTCAGACGCCAGCATGAGTGGATATGGTCAGTGTTCATATCTCAGACTCGAGAACGAGCAAGGTGACATCAGTTGTTCGTTGCTCATGGCAAAATCTAGAGTGGCCCCACTCAAGATCACAACAATTCCTCGGCTAGAATTGGCTGCCGCAGTGGTGTCAGTTGCAGTGAATGACATGTTGAAGGAGGAAATGAACCTGGCAGATGCAGAAGCGTTCTTCTGGACTGACTCACAAGTGGTGTTAGGTTACATAAACAACGAAGCTCGCCGTTTCCACACGTTTGTGGCAAATAGAGTACAAAGGATTCACCGCACCACAACTCCTCAACAGTGGCGGTACATTTGCTCAGATGAAAATCCAGCCGATTACGTATCGCGTGGTCTAAGTGTTAACAATCTTGTCACTTCCAACTGGTTTAGAGGACCTAAAGTTTTATGGGAAAAGCAAATACCTGCACCTATGGAAATCAGCAAGCAGCTTCCAATTGGCGACCCTGAAGTCAAGAAGGTTCAGTCACTCAACACGCAAACTGTACAGTATTCATGTTTGTCAGACCGTCTCACCAAGTTGTCCTCATGGTCCAAAGCTATCCAAGCTGTTGCACGTTTAATACGTCGTGTCAGGAAAGACAAGTCACATAATCACAGTACATTGGCGGAACGGAACGATGCACTATGTATCATAATCAAGGACTTACAGAAGCAGACATATGCAGAGGAGATAACTTTACTCTGTAAGGGCAAACAACTACCTCGCAGCAACAGACTATACAATCTTGACACCTTTGTCGACCAAGATGGATTGCTGAAGGTGGGAGGGAGACTTTGTGAGGCATCTATCCCTAATGCTGTCAAGTATCCAGTGATACTTCCGAAGGAGCACCAACTTACAAAACTCCTGATTGCTGATTGTCATGATAAGATGGCTCATCAAGGAAAGGGAATGACTATAAATGAAATCAGATCAAGAGGATTCTGGATTACGGGAGTTAACAGGACTGTAGCTTCCTTTGTACGACAATGTGTGAGATGTCGCAAGTTACGTGGACCTACGGAAGAGCAAAAAATGGCTAACTTACCCTCAGAGCGCATAGAGCCATCCCCTCCATTCACATACAGCGGGATGGATGTTTTCGGTCCATTCATCACCAGCAAAGGTCGCAAGTCAAACAAGAGGTATGGACTTCTCTTTACCTGTTTCTGTTGCAGAGCCATCCATATTGAGATGCTGGATGACATGTCCACAGATGCCTTTATCAATGGCCTGCGTTGTTTCATCGCTATCAGAGGAGCAGTCCATCAAATAAGGTGTGATCAAGGCAGTAATTTCATTGGAGCCAGGAATGAGCTCACCAAAGCTATGGAGGAGATTGACACCAACCGTCTGGTAACATTCTTAGCGGAAAAACAGTGTGACTTTGTTTTTAATGCACCTCATTCAAGCCACACTGGCGGAGTTTGGGAAAGACAGATTAGAACTGTCAGAAGTGTTCTTCGCTCCACCCTGTCACAGTCATCTGGAAGGCTCGATGACTCTTCTCTGCGAGCGTTCTTTTACGAGGCCATGTCCATTGTAAACAGTCGTCCGCTCACGGTTGATAGTCTAACTGACCCAAGTAGCCCTGAACCTCTAACCCCTAATCACCTCCTCACTCTAAAACCTACTCAAGCCCTACCACCTCCTGGCAAATTTGTCAGGGAAGATGTGTATGCCCGTAAGAGATGGCGGCATGTCCAATACTTAGCGGAACAATTCTGGGGACGTTGGCATAAGGAGTATGTGTCTAACATCACAACAAGACAGTGCTGGCATACACCAAGAAGGAACATGCAAGTAGGAGATATTGTCTTGGAGAAGGCAGTGGATCTGCCTAGGAATGAGTGGCGCTTGGCAAGGATTATTGAGGCAGTCACTGACAAGGACGGATTGGTGAGAAGAGTGAAAATACAGTTCGGAGACAGAAATCTGGGGAAGGATGGTAAACGTCTACATAAACCATCTGTGGTGGAACGTCCAGTACAGAAGTTGGTCCTGCTGATGGAGGCAGCCTGA
- the zgc:113265 gene encoding uncharacterized protein zgc:113265 isoform X2, giving the protein MPHVKGLEILNDCEENRKLVSKLPDWAAARWNRQTTQTLSETQDFPTFQEFAHFMSVEAEVACNPVTSFHALHVLEPNKEKNYFKVSKPKANVFHTKTVTQHDNSKPTGKVNKPCLFCQNGEHQIHECSKFSARSLEERRQFVKNTRLCYGCLRLGHSAKDCRSRHCCNTCKGRHPTCLHDDSFNRKVRSSSAQSPENVHEGVATMSLSVESGCTPVNTSMIVPVWLSTHKDPVSEKLIYALLDTQSDSVFIECAVCKSLKVDSCPVTLKLTTLVGKDSLMSSERISGLRVRGFNSSLIIDLPPAYTKECIPVDRAHIPIMETASHWKHLATLADKIPPLQNCEVGLLIGYNCSRALAPREVILGTENEPYAVRTDLGWSIIGPSLTHFEPQSSAAMCHRVSIKEIPAVTPTDVIKVLESDFKDTEGHTKVTSQEDIMFLRKLEENIRLNKDSHLEMPLPFRKRPYLPDNKPLAVIRLQHLKRRLMRDQEYREHYVTFMEEVIEKGNAEQVFEEGREGERWYIPHHGVYHSKKPGKLRIVFDCSARYKGTSLNDHLLTGPDLMNSLTGILLRFRQYPVALMCDVEKMFHQFHVDHADRDYLRFLWWRNGDFNSQPQTFRMTVHLFGASSSPGCANYGLKHLAREGERLYPLGSQFIMQDFYMDDGVSSIESTEKAIKLAEEARQLCALGSLSLHKFVSNDKEVLKTIPPSECAVDVTAVDLALTDQPLERALGIYWSLEQDNFKFHITVKDQPATRRGILSIVASLFDPLGFLAPFVLKGKTILQEMCRSGMGWDDNLPADLQSAWEHWKADLVNLEKIEVPRCIMPSGFGRIIRREIHHFSDASMSGYGQCSYLRLENEQGDISCSLLMAKSRVAPLKITTIPRLELAAAVVSVAVNDMLKEEMNLADAEAFFWTDSQVVLGYINNEARRFHTFVANRVQRIHRTTTPQQWRYICSDENPADYVSRGLSVNNLVTSNWFRGPKVLWEKQIPAPMEISKQLPIGDPEVKKVQSLNTQTVQYSCLSDRLTKLSSWSKAIQAVARLIRRVRKDKSHNHSTLAERNDALCIIIKDLQKQTYAEEITLLCKGKQLPRSNRLYNLDTFVDQDGLLKVGGRLCEASIPNAVKYPVILPKEHQLTKLLIADCHDKMAHQGKGMTINEIRSRGFWITGVNRTVASFVRQCVRCRKLRGPTEEQKMANLPSERIEPSPPFTYSGMDVFGPFITSKGRKSNKRYGLLFTCFCCRAIHIEMLDDMSTDAFINGLRCFIAIRGAVHQIRCDQGSNFIGARNELTKAMEEIDTNRLVTFLAEKQCDFVFNAPHSSHTGGVWERQIRTVRSVLRSTLSQSSGRLDDSSLRAFFYEAMSIVNSRPLTVDSLTDPSSPEPLTPNHLLTLKPTQALPPPGKFVREDVYARKRWRHVQYLAEQFWGRWHKEYVSNITTRQCWHTPRRNMQVGDIVLEKAVDLPRNEWRLARIIEAVTDKDGLVRRVKIQFGDRNLGKDGKRLHKPSVVERPVQKLVLLMEAA; this is encoded by the coding sequence ATGCCACATGTAAAGGGACTGGAAATATTGAATGATTGCGAAGAGAATAGGAAGCTTGTAAGCAAACTCCCTGATTGGGCGGCTGCCCGCTGGAATCGTCAAACCACACAAACGTTGAGTGAAACTCAAGATTTTCCAACTTTTCAAGAATTCGCCCATTTCATGTCTGTTGAAGCTGAAGTTGCCTGTAATCCAGTCACATCCTTTCATGCCCTTCATGTTTTAGAACCTAACAAAGAGAAAAATTATTTCAAGGTCAGTAAACCTAAAGCTAATGTCTTCCATACAAAGACTGTCACACAGCATGATAATTCAAAGCCCACTGGAAAGGTCAATAAGCCATGTCTGTTCTGTCAAAATGGTGAACATCAAATTCATGAATGTTCTAAATTCTCTGCAAGGTCTCTTGAAGAACGTAGACAGTTCGTAAAGAATACAAGATTGTGCTATGGATGTTTGAGGCTGGGTCACAGTGCCAAGGACTGCCGCTCCCGACATTGCTGCAACACCTGTAAGGGAAGACACCCTACCTGCCTACATGATGACAGCTTCAATAGAAAGGTGAGGTCTTCTTCTGCTCAGAGCCCAGAAAATGTCCATGAAGGAGTTGCGACAATGTCATTGAGTGTAGAATCTGGATGCACGCCTGTTAACACCTCGATGATTGTGCCAGTGTGGTTGTCCACACATAAAGACCCAGTTTCTGAGAAGCTCATCTATGCTCTGTTAGACACACAAAGCGATTCAGTCTTTATTGAATGTGCAGTATGCAAAAGTCTTAAAGTCGACTCCTGTCCCGTGACGCTTAAACTCACTACTTTGGTTGGAAAGGACTCCTTGATGTCAAGTGAAAGGATTTCTGGTCTTCGAGTTAGAGGTTTCAATTCCTCACTGATTATAGATCTACCCCCTGCATACACCAAAGAATGCATTCCTGTGGATCGCGCACACATCCCTATAATGGAGACTGCAAGTCATTGGAAACATCTAGCCACTCTAGCAGACAAAATTCCCCCACTTCAAAATTGTGAGGTTGGACTATTGATAGGATACAATTGTTCCAGAGCGCTAGCGCCCCGAGAAGTAATTCTTGGAACGGAGAATGAACCATATGCTGTTCGCACGGACCTCGGATGGAGCATTATAGGTCCTTCCTTAACACATTTTGAGCCCCAAAGCAGTGCTGCCATGTGTCATAGAGTGTCTATCAAGGAAATACCTGCAGTAACTCCCACGGATGTGATAAAAGTGCTGGAATCTGATTTCAAGGATACAGAAGGGCACACTAAAGTGACTTCTCAGGAGGACATCATGTTTCTGAGAAAGCTGGAAGAGAATATCAGATTGAACAAGGATAGTCATCTGGAAATGCCCCTGCCATTCAGGAAAAGACCATATCTTCCAGATAACAAACCTCTAGCTGTCATAAGACTTCAACATTTGAAGAGGAGATTAATGAGAGATCAGGAGTACAGAGAGCATTATGTAACATTCATGGAGGAAGTAATAGAGAAGGGTAATGCAGAACAGGTGTTTGAGGAAGGACGAGAAGGAGAAAGATGGTACATACCACATCACGGAGTGTACCACTCGAAAAAGCCAGGGAAATTGCGTATAGTTTTTGACTGTTCAGCCAGATACAAGGGAACTAGCTTGAACGACCATCTTCTAACTGGCCCAGATCTGATGAACAGCTTAACTGGCATCCTTTTGAGGTTCAGACAGTACCCTGTAGCCCTAATGTGTGACGTGGAAAAAATGTTCCACCAATTTCATGTAGACCATGCAGATCGTGATTATTTACGATTTCTATGGTGGAGAAATGGAGATTTCAATTCACAGCCTCAAACCTTCCGCATGACAGTGCATTTGTTTGGAGCCTCATCGTCCCCTGGATGCGCTAACTATGGGCTGAAGCATCTTGCAAGAGAAGGTGAACGTCTGTATCCTCTGGGCTCGCAATTTATTATGCAAGATTTCTACATGGATGATGGAGTTTCCAGCATTGAAAGCACAGAGAAGGCCATCAAATTGGCTGAAGAAGCTCGTCAGCTTTGTGCACTGGGAAGCTTAAGTCTTCACAAGTTTGTGTCTAATGACAAGGAAGTCTTGAAGACAATACCACCCTCAGAGTGTGCGGTAGATGTTACAGCTGTCGATCTTGCTCTCACTGATCAGCCTTTGGAAAGAGCTTTGGGCATTTACTGGAGTCTGGAACAAGACAATTTCAAATTCCATATCACTGTTAAGGACCAACCAGCAACTCGTAGAGGGATACTGTCTATAGTGGCCTCATTGTTTGATCCCTTAGGCTTTCTTGCCCCCTTTGTACTCAAAGGAAAGACCATTCTGCAAGAAATGTGCCGAAGTGGTATGGGTTGGGATGATAACTTACCCGCTGATCTACAATCAGCATGGGAACACTGGAAGGCAGATCTAGTTAACCTAGAAAAGATTGAAGTGCCTCGTTGTATTATGCCTTCTGGCTTTGGGAGAATCATAAGGAGAGAGATTCACCACTTCTCAGACGCCAGCATGAGTGGATATGGTCAGTGTTCATATCTCAGACTCGAGAACGAGCAAGGTGACATCAGTTGTTCGTTGCTCATGGCAAAATCTAGAGTGGCCCCACTCAAGATCACAACAATTCCTCGGCTAGAATTGGCTGCCGCAGTGGTGTCAGTTGCAGTGAATGACATGTTGAAGGAGGAAATGAACCTGGCAGATGCAGAAGCGTTCTTCTGGACTGACTCACAAGTGGTGTTAGGTTACATAAACAACGAAGCTCGCCGTTTCCACACGTTTGTGGCAAATAGAGTACAAAGGATTCACCGCACCACAACTCCTCAACAGTGGCGGTACATTTGCTCAGATGAAAATCCAGCCGATTACGTATCGCGTGGTCTAAGTGTTAACAATCTTGTCACTTCCAACTGGTTTAGAGGACCTAAAGTTTTATGGGAAAAGCAAATACCTGCACCTATGGAAATCAGCAAGCAGCTTCCAATTGGCGACCCTGAAGTCAAGAAGGTTCAGTCACTCAACACGCAAACTGTACAGTATTCATGTTTGTCAGACCGTCTCACCAAGTTGTCCTCATGGTCCAAAGCTATCCAAGCTGTTGCACGTTTAATACGTCGTGTCAGGAAAGACAAGTCACATAATCACAGTACATTGGCGGAACGGAACGATGCACTATGTATCATAATCAAGGACTTACAGAAGCAGACATATGCAGAGGAGATAACTTTACTCTGTAAGGGCAAACAACTACCTCGCAGCAACAGACTATACAATCTTGACACCTTTGTCGACCAAGATGGATTGCTGAAGGTGGGAGGGAGACTTTGTGAGGCATCTATCCCTAATGCTGTCAAGTATCCAGTGATACTTCCGAAGGAGCACCAACTTACAAAACTCCTGATTGCTGATTGTCATGATAAGATGGCTCATCAAGGAAAGGGAATGACTATAAATGAAATCAGATCAAGAGGATTCTGGATTACGGGAGTTAACAGGACTGTAGCTTCCTTTGTACGACAATGTGTGAGATGTCGCAAGTTACGTGGACCTACGGAAGAGCAAAAAATGGCTAACTTACCCTCAGAGCGCATAGAGCCATCCCCTCCATTCACATACAGCGGGATGGATGTTTTCGGTCCATTCATCACCAGCAAAGGTCGCAAGTCAAACAAGAGGTATGGACTTCTCTTTACCTGTTTCTGTTGCAGAGCCATCCATATTGAGATGCTGGATGACATGTCCACAGATGCCTTTATCAATGGCCTGCGTTGTTTCATCGCTATCAGAGGAGCAGTCCATCAAATAAGGTGTGATCAAGGCAGTAATTTCATTGGAGCCAGGAATGAGCTCACCAAAGCTATGGAGGAGATTGACACCAACCGTCTGGTAACATTCTTAGCGGAAAAACAGTGTGACTTTGTTTTTAATGCACCTCATTCAAGCCACACTGGCGGAGTTTGGGAAAGACAGATTAGAACTGTCAGAAGTGTTCTTCGCTCCACCCTGTCACAGTCATCTGGAAGGCTCGATGACTCTTCTCTGCGAGCGTTCTTTTACGAGGCCATGTCCATTGTAAACAGTCGTCCGCTCACGGTTGATAGTCTAACTGACCCAAGTAGCCCTGAACCTCTAACCCCTAATCACCTCCTCACTCTAAAACCTACTCAAGCCCTACCACCTCCTGGCAAATTTGTCAGGGAAGATGTGTATGCCCGTAAGAGATGGCGGCATGTCCAATACTTAGCGGAACAATTCTGGGGACGTTGGCATAAGGAGTATGTGTCTAACATCACAACAAGACAGTGCTGGCATACACCAAGAAGGAACATGCAAGTAGGAGATATTGTCTTGGAGAAGGCAGTGGATCTGCCTAGGAATGAGTGGCGCTTGGCAAGGATTATTGAGGCAGTCACTGACAAGGACGGATTGGTGAGAAGAGTGAAAATACAGTTCGGAGACAGAAATCTGGGGAAGGATGGTAAACGTCTACATAAACCATCTGTGGTGGAACGTCCAGTACAGAAGTTGGTCCTGCTGATGGAGGCAGCCTGA